The following proteins are co-located in the Acidiferrobacteraceae bacterium genome:
- a CDS encoding M20/M25/M40 family metallo-hydrolase, whose product MNQRQNKFLDKLLSIPTAPFREQLVRDAVVGMLDKRKVPYFEDPAGNLVIGFASLAAYQRELSRTVREPLRVLVAHMDHPGFHGLRWRTPKSLAVRWHGGSPRKHLAGSPVWLGDREGYVGQGSMTRVKMHRSGHFIETAEVRVDRSRLVRDVPAAELFGGFRFRAPVWRSGKRIYTKAADDLVGVFAIVETAVALFRKGAPRRPFVGLLTRGEEVGFVGAIAHLERKWLQEARRPVVFVSLETSRALDGARIGKGPVVRLGDRRTVFDAGALQVLAEVARRVLPGKHQKRIMDGGACEAAAATLWGVPSVGLSVPLGNYHNQGFEGGPDCRGVDGPAPEMVHEEDVAGLLALCKGLFARDLDWNHPWTAAQLKLRKNYRTYRKHL is encoded by the coding sequence ATGAACCAGCGTCAGAACAAATTCCTCGACAAGCTGCTGTCGATTCCAACCGCTCCGTTTCGCGAACAGCTGGTGCGTGATGCCGTTGTCGGGATGCTGGATAAGCGCAAGGTTCCGTACTTTGAGGACCCGGCGGGAAACCTTGTGATCGGGTTTGCGTCGCTCGCTGCCTACCAACGGGAACTCTCACGGACGGTGCGCGAACCCTTGCGGGTTCTGGTGGCGCACATGGATCATCCCGGCTTCCATGGACTTCGATGGCGGACACCGAAGTCCCTGGCGGTCCGGTGGCATGGGGGATCGCCGCGCAAACACCTGGCCGGGAGTCCCGTCTGGCTGGGGGATCGTGAGGGATATGTGGGGCAGGGATCCATGACCCGCGTGAAGATGCATCGTTCAGGGCATTTCATTGAGACCGCGGAAGTGCGCGTTGACAGGTCAAGGCTGGTGCGCGATGTGCCGGCTGCTGAACTGTTCGGCGGGTTCCGGTTTCGGGCACCGGTATGGCGCAGCGGCAAGCGAATCTACACCAAGGCCGCGGATGATCTGGTCGGCGTTTTTGCCATCGTCGAGACGGCTGTGGCGCTATTCCGCAAGGGCGCCCCGCGACGTCCCTTCGTGGGTCTGCTAACCCGGGGCGAAGAGGTTGGCTTTGTTGGTGCCATTGCTCATCTCGAAAGGAAGTGGCTGCAGGAGGCCCGCCGTCCTGTTGTGTTCGTGAGCCTGGAAACCTCCCGCGCCCTGGACGGGGCGCGAATTGGCAAGGGCCCGGTGGTTCGCCTGGGCGACCGGCGCACGGTGTTCGACGCCGGCGCGCTGCAGGTTCTGGCTGAGGTGGCCAGGCGCGTGCTTCCCGGAAAGCATCAGAAACGGATCATGGATGGCGGTGCCTGCGAGGCGGCGGCGGCCACGCTGTGGGGCGTGCCGTCCGTGGGGCTCTCCGTACCCCTGGGGAACTATCACAACCAGGGGTTCGAAGGGGGTCCGGATTGCCGCGGCGTGGACGGCCCCGCCCCCGAAATGGTGCACGAGGAGGACGTCGCGGGCTTGCTGGCCTTGTGCAAGGGACTGTTCGCCCGGGACCTCGACTGGAATCATCCGTGGACAGCAGCGCAACTAAAACTGCGCAAGAACTACCGCACATACCGCAAACACCTTTAG
- a CDS encoding RNA-binding S4 domain-containing protein, whose amino-acid sequence MSKPDNNQTLEDNGLRVDRWLWAARFFRTRQLATEAVTGGKVHVDGTRAKPGRRVRPGDLLRIQRAGDLMVVRVLGLSGRRGPASEACLLYQEIEVKRRQADTTSAIPHREAPAARPGKRDRRALRRLRGRDPY is encoded by the coding sequence ATGTCAAAACCGGACAACAATCAAACGCTCGAGGACAATGGTCTTCGCGTGGATCGCTGGCTGTGGGCGGCCCGCTTCTTTCGCACTCGCCAACTGGCCACGGAGGCCGTCACCGGCGGCAAGGTTCATGTGGACGGAACCCGCGCCAAACCCGGTCGGCGCGTTCGGCCCGGGGACCTGCTTCGCATACAGCGGGCCGGCGACCTGATGGTCGTGCGCGTACTCGGCCTTTCCGGGCGCCGTGGGCCGGCCAGCGAGGCGTGCTTGCTGTATCAGGAAATCGAGGTCAAACGGCGGCAGGCTGATACGACATCCGCGATCCCGCATCGCGAAGCGCCCGCGGCGCGACCCGGCAAACGCGATCGCAGGGCCCTGCGGCGACTGCGCGGTCGCGATCCTTACTGA